The region GGGGCCTGGTCTTCGATGACAAGAATGCGCTTCATAGGGAGAGGAGACGCGGCATCCTGCACGAAATACGTGAAAAGACCATCCGACTAAAGTCGGAGTGCCGGAATTCGCGTTCCGTGCGACCATGGGCGCGTGTTGGATCCCGAACAAAAGCACCGCCTGCGCAAGACCTTCGCCCTCGTGGAACGCCAGTCCCACGTCGCCGCCCTGGTCTTCTACCAGCGCCTGTTCGAGCTCAACCCCATGCTCCGCCCCCTCTTCAAAACCGACATCGAACTCCAGGCCGCGAAGCTGATGGAAATGCTCTCCACCGCCCTGAGCCTGCTGGAAAAGCCGGAGGAGCTGACGGAAACCCTGGAAGAACTGGGGGCCCGCCACGTCGCCTACGGCGTGAAGACCGAGCACTACGACACGGTCGGCGAGGCTCTGTTAGCCATGCTTTCGTCCGTGCTCGGCAAGGACTTCAACGCCGACGCCCGCAAGGCATGGACCGAGCTCTACCTGCTCATCGCCTCCACCATGCTCCGCGGCGCGGCACGGGTCAGCCACTAGGCGAACACCGGCAGCCGCACCGTGAAGGCGGTGCCGTCACCGGTCTCCGAAATGAAGCCGATGCTGCCGCCGTGCAGTTCCACGCAGCGCTTGGTGATCAGCAAGCCAAGGCCACTTCCCTGGATCTCCCCGACATTGCCCGCCCGCTGGAATGCCTCGAACATCCGGGACTGATCATCCCCGGGAATCCCGATCCCGCGATCCTTCACCACGAACTCCGCCGCA is a window of Luteolibacter sp. Y139 DNA encoding:
- a CDS encoding globin domain-containing protein, whose translation is MLDPEQKHRLRKTFALVERQSHVAALVFYQRLFELNPMLRPLFKTDIELQAAKLMEMLSTALSLLEKPEELTETLEELGARHVAYGVKTEHYDTVGEALLAMLSSVLGKDFNADARKAWTELYLLIASTMLRGAARVSH